In Pleurocapsa sp. PCC 7319, the following are encoded in one genomic region:
- a CDS encoding type II toxin-antitoxin system PemK/MazF family toxin, whose amino-acid sequence MVNRGEVYLVNLDPTIGSEVKKTRPCIIVSPDEMNKYIRTIVIAPMTTRRRDYKSRVAINFKGKQGQVMLDQIRTIDKKRLITKLGTLSVKEIKAVMSVLQEMFTY is encoded by the coding sequence ATGGTAAACAGGGGAGAAGTCTATCTAGTTAATTTAGACCCTACAATCGGTTCGGAAGTAAAAAAAACTCGTCCCTGTATAATCGTTTCTCCTGATGAAATGAATAAGTATATTCGCACGATAGTTATTGCACCAATGACTACTAGACGAAGAGACTATAAAAGTCGAGTGGCAATAAATTTCAAGGGCAAGCAGGGACAAGTAATGCTCGATCAAATTAGAACTATTGATAAGAAACGTTTGATAACAAAATTAGGAACATTATCAGTTAAAGAGATAAAAGCAGTAATGTCTGTTTTACAAGAAATGTTTACCTATTGA
- a CDS encoding allophycocyanin subunit alpha: MSIVTKSIVNADAEARYLSPGELERIKSFVTTGESRLRIAQTLTESRERIVKQAGDQLFQKRPDVVSPGGNAYGEEMTATCLRDMDYYLRLITYGVVAGDVTPIEEIGLVGAKEMYKSLGTDVGAVAQSIREMKNVATSMMSADDTTEAASYFDYVIGAMQ, translated from the coding sequence ATGAGTATTGTCACGAAATCCATCGTGAATGCAGATGCAGAGGCTCGTTACTTGAGTCCTGGAGAATTAGAAAGAATTAAATCCTTTGTAACAACTGGTGAAAGCCGTCTACGTATCGCTCAAACTCTAACTGAGTCCCGCGAGCGCATCGTTAAACAAGCTGGCGATCAATTGTTCCAAAAGCGTCCTGATGTTGTTTCTCCTGGCGGTAACGCTTACGGCGAAGAAATGACTGCAACTTGTCTGCGTGACATGGACTACTACCTACGCCTAATCACCTATGGTGTAGTAGCAGGTGATGTAACTCCAATTGAAGAAATTGGTTTAGTTGGTGCGAAAGAGATGTATAAGTCTCTAGGTACTGATGTAGGTGCTGTTGCTCAAAGCATCCGTGAAATGAAAAACGTGGCTACTTCCATGATGTCTGCTGATGACACTACCGAAGCAGCTTCCTACTTCGACTATGTTATCGGAGCCATGCAGTAG
- a CDS encoding F0F1 ATP synthase subunit B' has translation MFDFDATLPLMAVQFLILTALLNAVFYKPLTKVLDERDDYVRGGATGSREKLAEAESIVKEYEKQIAQARRESQNLVQTAQAEAKEITAQKIAAAQQEVQSQREEAAQEIEQQKAAALTTLEQQVDSLSRQILEKILDPELVN, from the coding sequence ATGTTTGATTTTGATGCGACTTTGCCTCTAATGGCAGTGCAGTTTTTAATCTTAACAGCACTGTTAAACGCAGTATTTTATAAGCCATTAACTAAGGTGCTGGATGAACGAGACGATTATGTTCGTGGTGGTGCTACCGGTTCTCGAGAGAAATTAGCTGAAGCTGAAAGCATAGTCAAGGAGTATGAGAAACAGATTGCCCAGGCGCGTCGTGAATCTCAAAATCTGGTACAAACAGCCCAAGCAGAAGCCAAAGAAATTACTGCGCAGAAAATAGCAGCAGCCCAACAGGAAGTTCAGTCTCAAAGAGAAGAAGCAGCTCAGGAAATAGAGCAGCAAAAAGCAGCAGCTTTGACTACTTTAGAGCAGCAAGTAGATTCTCTGTCTCGTCAAATCTTAGAAAAAATACTCGACCCAGAATTAGTCAATTAA
- a CDS encoding DNA methyltransferase: MVATPQSLNEFVNFRLQYISGKERSQAQVFLDKFFQAFGHQGALQAGAEYEVAIKKGSKKGKTGFADLVWKPRVLIEMKKQGEDLGKHYRQAFNYWTRIVPNRPRYVMLCNFDQFWIYDFNNQVDEPVDVVTLQQLPERYSAFGFMGVEEKNPIFQNNQVEVTKETARKMGELCEILKQRGEKEGFSILAAQRLVLQCVLAMFAEDRGLLPANMFISCIQDCLQGQSSYDVLGGLFEQMNRPGITPAGRYKGVDYFNGGLFATINPIELTKEELNYLDAAARENWQQVRPAIFGNIFEGTANQEERHAYGMHFTSEADIMKIVKPTISNYWDDKIEAANTIAELNSLQLELQNYRVLDPACGSGNFLYLAYQELKEIEKLLLDKIASRRRSEAGKQQVQMGLVTPLQFYGMDINPFAVELAKVTLTIAKKVAIDKLNLTEKELPLDTLDNNIVCKDALFTPWQKADAIIGNPPFLGGKHMRLNLGDEYVEKVFKHFPDVKDSVDFCSYWFRLAQDNIREIGRVGLVGTNSISQGKSRKATLDYVTDNGGHIHEAISTQPWSGEAKVHVSIVNWSLEKPQQYFLDDKPVSLINSSLQPHIDVSGAKTLRANYNKCFQGVSPVGKDFIISKKQVEEWIAEDSKNEQVLKLFSMGHNLAQNINGKPDRWIIDFANMSLEDASDYQLPFEHIKTYVKPERDKNRSKLRRLNWWKHGVNALKMREVIAPLSYYFTLPRVSKWAVFIPAPFNWLPGDLNVVVASDDYYILGILNSKIHRLWVQAQSSTLKGDTRYTNTTCFETFPFPQTPSQKTVQQIRDKAVELHEYRTQQMEQKQWGITQLYNEYFNEPASKLYQLHQQLDKLVLQAYNFKANDDILVKLLALNFELAEKEKQGEKVIGAESPEQ, translated from the coding sequence ATGGTAGCTACTCCCCAAAGTCTCAACGAATTTGTCAACTTCCGCTTGCAATACATTTCAGGCAAAGAACGAAGTCAAGCGCAGGTATTTTTAGATAAATTTTTTCAGGCTTTTGGACATCAGGGGGCATTACAGGCTGGTGCAGAATATGAAGTTGCCATCAAAAAGGGCAGCAAGAAAGGTAAAACAGGTTTTGCGGATTTAGTTTGGAAACCCCGTGTCTTGATTGAGATGAAGAAGCAGGGGGAAGATTTAGGCAAACATTACCGACAGGCTTTTAATTACTGGACGAGAATAGTTCCTAATCGTCCGCGCTACGTAATGCTGTGTAATTTCGATCAGTTTTGGATCTACGATTTCAACAATCAAGTAGATGAACCTGTAGATGTAGTTACTCTACAGCAATTACCTGAAAGATATTCGGCATTTGGCTTTATGGGGGTAGAGGAGAAAAACCCCATTTTCCAAAACAATCAGGTAGAGGTTACTAAAGAAACTGCCCGTAAAATGGGCGAACTATGTGAAATTCTTAAACAAAGAGGCGAAAAAGAAGGTTTTAGTATTCTTGCAGCCCAAAGATTGGTATTACAATGTGTCTTGGCTATGTTCGCTGAAGATCGCGGATTATTACCAGCCAATATGTTTATTAGCTGTATTCAAGATTGTTTGCAAGGTCAAAGTTCCTATGATGTATTGGGTGGACTGTTTGAGCAAATGAATCGACCTGGAATTACTCCAGCAGGTAGATACAAAGGTGTAGATTATTTTAATGGTGGTTTGTTTGCCACAATAAATCCCATTGAATTAACTAAGGAAGAATTAAACTATCTCGATGCAGCAGCGCGGGAAAATTGGCAACAGGTTCGCCCTGCAATTTTCGGTAATATTTTTGAGGGCACGGCAAATCAAGAAGAACGTCATGCTTACGGGATGCACTTCACTTCCGAAGCGGACATTATGAAAATCGTTAAACCGACGATTAGTAATTACTGGGATGACAAAATTGAGGCTGCTAATACCATTGCCGAATTAAATTCTTTACAGCTAGAACTGCAAAACTATCGCGTCCTCGATCCTGCCTGTGGTTCGGGAAATTTCTTATATCTGGCGTATCAGGAGTTAAAAGAAATTGAAAAGTTACTACTCGATAAAATAGCTTCTCGTCGTAGATCCGAAGCTGGTAAACAACAAGTACAGATGGGTTTAGTTACCCCGTTGCAATTTTACGGCATGGATATAAATCCTTTTGCAGTAGAGTTGGCAAAAGTAACTTTAACTATTGCTAAAAAAGTCGCGATCGACAAGTTAAATTTAACTGAAAAAGAATTACCCCTCGACACTTTAGATAACAACATCGTCTGCAAAGATGCCCTCTTCACTCCCTGGCAAAAAGCTGACGCAATTATTGGCAATCCTCCTTTTTTAGGTGGTAAACACATGAGGTTAAATTTGGGCGATGAATATGTAGAAAAGGTATTTAAACATTTTCCTGATGTTAAAGATTCAGTCGATTTTTGTAGCTATTGGTTTCGCTTAGCACAAGATAACATTAGGGAAATAGGTAGGGTTGGTTTGGTTGGCACTAATTCTATTAGTCAGGGTAAAAGCCGTAAAGCAACTTTAGATTACGTGACTGATAACGGTGGACATATTCATGAAGCAATTTCTACTCAACCTTGGTCGGGTGAAGCAAAAGTTCACGTCAGTATTGTTAATTGGAGTTTGGAAAAACCACAGCAGTATTTTTTAGATGATAAGCCAGTTAGTTTGATTAATTCCTCTCTACAGCCTCATATTGACGTTTCTGGTGCAAAAACTTTACGGGCTAATTACAATAAATGCTTCCAGGGTGTAAGTCCAGTCGGCAAAGATTTTATTATTAGCAAAAAGCAAGTTGAAGAATGGATTGCAGAAGATAGTAAAAACGAGCAGGTTTTGAAACTATTTTCTATGGGTCATAATTTAGCTCAAAATATCAATGGAAAACCCGACAGATGGATTATAGATTTTGCCAATATGTCATTAGAGGATGCTAGCGATTATCAATTGCCTTTTGAACATATAAAAACTTATGTAAAACCTGAGCGAGATAAAAATCGTAGCAAACTTAGAAGGTTAAATTGGTGGAAACATGGGGTAAATGCTTTAAAAATGAGAGAAGTGATCGCACCTTTATCCTATTACTTTACATTACCAAGAGTTTCTAAGTGGGCTGTATTTATTCCTGCGCCTTTTAATTGGCTACCAGGTGATTTGAATGTTGTAGTTGCTTCAGATGACTACTATATTTTAGGTATTTTAAATTCAAAGATTCATCGCCTGTGGGTACAAGCACAAAGTTCTACTTTGAAAGGTGACACAAGATATACAAATACAACTTGCTTTGAAACTTTTCCTTTTCCGCAAACGCCGAGTCAAAAAACAGTGCAACAGATCCGCGATAAAGCTGTTGAACTTCACGAATATAGAACGCAACAAATGGAACAAAAACAATGGGGGATTACGCAACTTTATAATGAATACTTTAATGAACCAGCCAGTAAACTTTATCAGCTACATCAGCAACTAGATAAATTAGTTTTGCAAGCTTATAATTTTAAAGCAAATGATGACATTTTAGTCAAACTTTTAGCTTTAAATTTTGAATTAGCAGAGAAAGAAAAGCAAGGAGAAAAAGTTATTGGCGCTGAATCTCCTGAGCAATAG
- a CDS encoding class I SAM-dependent methyltransferase — MSDSQAINQAVANLYNTYPFPPDPLSDLEPPGYNWRWSWTAAYSFCTGMKPPTQDIRILDAGCGTGSGTDYLIHQNPQAEVIAIDLSEKALEVAEERCNRSGVIAKHAKPVQFFNLKLEEATQLEGEFDFINCVGVLHHLPEPEKGIQALAKKLKPGGILHIFVYAELGRWEISLMQKAIALLQGEKRGDYRDGVKVGREIFANLPENNRILKQEKERWALENHRDEAFADMYVHPQEIDYNVSTLFGLIDASGLDFVGFSNPQYWQLDRLVGESSELMSRAKNLSDRELYRLIELLDPNLTHYEFFLAKPPLNKEDWSDDHVLGQAIPECYPCMQGFPSQNFLNFEYQMVNLSDDEYEFMLACAKNEAQRLSVKEILASCQLDLAGVRTLLERQLIILSPQE; from the coding sequence ATGTCCGATTCACAAGCAATTAATCAGGCTGTTGCCAACCTGTACAATACTTATCCTTTTCCTCCAGATCCTCTTTCGGATCTCGAACCTCCTGGATACAATTGGCGATGGAGTTGGACAGCAGCTTATAGTTTCTGTACGGGAATGAAACCCCCTACCCAAGATATTCGCATTTTAGATGCGGGTTGTGGCACAGGTTCAGGTACTGACTATCTTATTCATCAAAACCCTCAAGCCGAAGTGATTGCGATCGATCTCAGTGAAAAGGCTTTAGAAGTTGCGGAGGAACGTTGTAATCGTTCGGGAGTAATTGCCAAACACGCAAAACCCGTTCAGTTTTTCAACCTCAAGCTGGAAGAAGCGACGCAATTGGAAGGAGAGTTTGATTTTATTAACTGTGTGGGAGTGTTGCATCATTTGCCTGAACCGGAGAAGGGCATCCAGGCATTAGCCAAAAAATTGAAGCCAGGAGGCATTCTGCATATTTTTGTTTATGCCGAATTAGGACGTTGGGAAATTAGTCTGATGCAAAAAGCGATCGCCCTCCTTCAAGGAGAAAAACGAGGGGACTATCGGGATGGGGTGAAAGTTGGTCGGGAAATTTTTGCTAATCTTCCTGAAAATAATCGAATTCTTAAACAAGAAAAAGAAAGATGGGCATTAGAAAATCATCGCGATGAAGCTTTTGCCGATATGTATGTTCATCCCCAGGAAATCGATTACAATGTGTCAACTTTGTTTGGCTTAATTGATGCTTCAGGGTTAGATTTTGTTGGTTTTTCTAATCCTCAATATTGGCAGTTAGACCGTCTGGTGGGTGAGTCTTCCGAGTTAATGTCCAGAGCGAAAAACTTAAGCGATCGCGAATTATATCGCTTAATTGAACTACTCGATCCCAACTTGACACACTACGAATTTTTTCTAGCTAAACCACCACTGAATAAAGAAGATTGGTCTGATGATCATGTTTTAGGTCAGGCAATTCCCGAATGCTATCCCTGTATGCAGGGTTTTCCTAGTCAAAACTTCCTCAATTTTGAATATCAGATGGTAAATTTGTCTGATGATGAATATGAATTCATGCTGGCTTGCGCCAAAAATGAAGCACAAAGGTTGAGTGTTAAGGAGATACTAGCTTCTTGTCAGTTAGATTTAGCAGGAGTAAGAACTCTTCTTGAGCGACAGTTAATCATCTTAAGTCCCCAAGAGTAA
- a CDS encoding AbrB/MazE/SpoVT family DNA-binding domain-containing protein encodes MKIDIIKIGNSQGIRIPKTIMEQCGFTDSIEMEIKDGSLVLSPHKVREGWLESFQEMAANGDDKLLIDDVIPTEYDQEWEW; translated from the coding sequence ATGAAAATAGACATTATCAAAATTGGTAACTCTCAAGGAATCAGAATTCCTAAGACAATTATGGAACAATGTGGGTTCACAGATTCAATTGAGATGGAAATTAAAGATGGTAGTTTGGTATTGAGTCCTCATAAGGTAAGAGAAGGATGGTTAGAATCTTTTCAAGAGATGGCGGCTAATGGAGATGATAAATTATTAATCGATGATGTTATTCCCACAGAATATGACCAGGAGTGGGAATGGTAA
- the atpE gene encoding ATP synthase F0 subunit C produces MDIQAASVIAASLAIGLAAIGPGIGQGNASGQAVAGIARQPEAEGKIRGTLLLTLAFMESLTIYGLVVALVLLFANPFA; encoded by the coding sequence ATGGATATTCAAGCTGCTTCCGTTATCGCTGCTTCTCTTGCTATTGGTTTAGCTGCTATTGGCCCTGGAATTGGTCAAGGTAATGCTTCTGGTCAAGCAGTAGCAGGTATTGCTCGTCAGCCTGAAGCTGAAGGAAAAATTCGCGGTACTCTACTATTAACTTTGGCATTTATGGAATCTTTGACCATCTACGGTCTAGTAGTTGCTTTAGTACTATTATTTGCTAATCCCTTTGCCTAA
- a CDS encoding phycobilisome rod-core linker polypeptide — MSVTASGGSSLARPQLYQTVAVSTILQAEQQDRFLEGGELKELTAYYKSGFQRLNIAQTITNNADIIVSRAANRIFTGGSPMSYLEKPPAVEEMAMATSSGNTGVPSELVVEQKEDDNSSSGNLFGAFRSLFAGGSGPAPAGFRPINVSQYGPANMQKSLRDMSWFLRYISYAIVAGDPNILVVNIRGLREIIEKACSSAATIVALQEMRAASRDYFRKDQSAAEIVTQYFDVAISEFKASTPANKLRQGTSSDIQGLQLPQSYFNAAENRQKFVMKPGLSTLEKQSVIKAAYRQIFERDITRAYGQSVSYLESQVKNGDISMKEFVRRLCKSPLYRKQFFEPFINSRALELAFRHILGRGPSSREEVQAYFSVVSEKGLAGLVDALVDSQEYADYFGEETVPYLRGLGQEAQECRNWGMQQELLNYSAPFRKVPQFVTTFARYDRPLPDQHVYGSGNDPLEIQFGAIFPKETRNPSSSPAPFNKDTKRLLIHRGAGIKNQNSNPAARGEFPGSLGAKVFRLNNELPGSSNGSGVKFSENSTQAVIRACYRQVFGRDVYQGQELKVAEIKLENGDITIREFIKILAKSDTFRNLYWTSLYVVKAVEYIHRRLLGRPTYGRQEINKYFDLCSKKGFYALVDAIIDSEEYSAAFGEDTVPYERYLTPAGLQLRKARPGAIEDGIGAKVDKDETPRFVELGQVSTFRTTPEVQQKILQGVTVQRQQSKVFKLTDTFDKVGVKNAIKAAYRQIFERDIDPYVVQTQFAVLESRLGNNEINVKEFIEGLGCSDLYIKEFYTPYPNTKAIELGTKHFLGRAPLNQREIQKYNQILASQGIRAFIGAMVNSMEYVQVFGEDTVPYRRFPTLPAANFPNTEKLYNQLTKQNDDIVVPSFEPTKLNV; from the coding sequence ATGAGTGTAACGGCAAGTGGTGGCAGTTCATTAGCCCGTCCTCAACTCTATCAAACAGTAGCGGTATCTACAATCTTGCAGGCGGAGCAGCAAGACCGCTTCTTGGAAGGAGGCGAACTTAAGGAATTAACAGCATATTATAAATCTGGTTTTCAACGTTTAAATATTGCTCAAACCATAACTAACAACGCGGACATTATCGTCTCACGAGCGGCAAATCGTATTTTTACTGGTGGTTCTCCTATGTCCTATTTGGAAAAACCACCAGCAGTAGAAGAGATGGCGATGGCTACCTCTAGCGGAAATACTGGTGTGCCTAGTGAGCTAGTTGTAGAGCAAAAAGAAGATGACAATAGCAGTAGTGGCAACCTATTTGGAGCATTTAGAAGCTTGTTTGCAGGGGGGTCTGGTCCTGCTCCCGCAGGATTTAGACCAATCAACGTTTCTCAATATGGACCGGCGAATATGCAGAAGTCCTTGCGAGATATGTCCTGGTTTTTGCGCTATATAAGCTATGCAATTGTCGCAGGAGATCCCAACATTCTGGTAGTTAATATTAGAGGGTTGCGCGAAATCATTGAGAAAGCTTGCTCTAGTGCAGCAACAATTGTGGCATTACAAGAGATGCGAGCAGCTTCTAGAGACTATTTTCGTAAAGATCAGTCAGCAGCAGAAATTGTTACTCAATATTTTGATGTAGCTATCTCTGAGTTTAAAGCATCTACCCCTGCTAATAAATTGCGTCAGGGCACTTCTTCCGATATTCAGGGTTTACAGTTGCCTCAAAGTTACTTTAATGCTGCAGAGAACCGCCAGAAGTTTGTCATGAAGCCTGGTTTGTCTACTCTTGAAAAGCAATCTGTAATTAAAGCAGCATATAGACAAATCTTTGAACGAGATATTACTCGCGCCTATGGTCAGTCTGTTTCTTATCTGGAATCTCAGGTAAAAAATGGCGATATTTCCATGAAAGAGTTTGTTCGTCGTTTATGTAAATCTCCTTTATATCGGAAACAGTTTTTTGAGCCCTTTATTAATAGCCGTGCTCTAGAATTAGCTTTCCGCCACATTCTTGGACGTGGTCCTTCTTCTCGAGAAGAAGTTCAAGCTTATTTCTCGGTTGTTTCTGAAAAAGGATTAGCTGGATTAGTCGATGCTTTAGTTGATTCTCAAGAGTATGCAGACTACTTTGGGGAAGAGACAGTTCCTTATCTTAGAGGCTTAGGTCAAGAAGCTCAAGAATGTCGCAATTGGGGAATGCAGCAAGAACTGTTGAATTACAGTGCGCCTTTCCGTAAAGTTCCCCAATTTGTAACTACCTTTGCTCGCTATGATCGTCCTCTACCAGACCAGCACGTATATGGTTCGGGTAACGATCCTCTAGAAATTCAGTTTGGGGCGATTTTCCCTAAAGAAACTCGTAATCCTAGCAGTAGTCCTGCACCATTTAATAAAGATACGAAACGTCTATTGATTCATCGCGGAGCAGGAATCAAGAATCAAAATAGTAATCCTGCTGCCAGGGGAGAGTTCCCTGGTTCTCTCGGAGCAAAAGTATTCCGGCTAAATAACGAGTTGCCAGGTTCTAGCAATGGTAGTGGCGTTAAATTCTCGGAAAACTCAACTCAAGCAGTGATTCGTGCTTGCTATCGCCAAGTATTTGGTCGTGATGTATATCAGGGTCAAGAACTTAAAGTAGCAGAAATCAAGCTAGAGAATGGTGACATCACAATACGTGAGTTTATCAAAATCTTGGCAAAATCCGATACATTCCGTAACTTATATTGGACATCTTTATACGTGGTTAAAGCGGTGGAATATATTCACCGTCGTTTGTTGGGTCGTCCTACCTATGGTCGTCAAGAAATCAATAAATACTTTGATCTTTGTTCTAAGAAAGGTTTTTATGCTTTAGTTGATGCCATTATTGACTCAGAAGAGTATTCCGCGGCGTTTGGTGAGGATACTGTTCCTTATGAACGTTATCTAACCCCTGCTGGTTTGCAGCTACGTAAAGCACGTCCTGGCGCAATTGAAGATGGTATTGGTGCCAAAGTTGATAAAGACGAAACTCCTCGTTTTGTAGAACTAGGTCAAGTGAGTACTTTCCGTACTACTCCCGAAGTTCAACAAAAAATCTTACAGGGGGTTACTGTACAGCGTCAACAAAGTAAAGTATTCAAGCTCACTGACACCTTTGACAAAGTTGGGGTGAAAAACGCAATCAAGGCTGCGTATCGTCAGATATTTGAGCGCGATATCGATCCTTATGTAGTACAAACCCAGTTTGCGGTTCTCGAAAGTCGCCTCGGTAATAACGAAATCAACGTCAAAGAATTTATTGAAGGGTTAGGTTGTTCCGACTTATACATCAAAGAATTCTATACTCCCTATCCCAATACTAAGGCGATCGAGTTGGGAACCAAACACTTCTTGGGTCGTGCGCCATTAAATCAAAGGGAAATTCAGAAATACAATCAAATTTTAGCTTCTCAAGGAATTCGGGCATTTATCGGAGCTATGGTAAATAGCATGGAGTATGTACAAGTGTTTGGTGAAGACACAGTTCCTTACCGACGTTTCCCCACTCTACCAGCGGCTAATTTCCCCAACACAGAGAAGCTCTATAATCAATTGACCAAACAAAACGACGATATTGTTGTCCCCAGTTTTGAGCCAACCAAGTTAAACGTATAG
- a CDS encoding class I fructose-bisphosphate aldolase encodes MTTTFSPASSLESLLGNEAESLLTYQAKISKDMLHLPGADFIERIFVNSDRNSQVLRSLRQLYSTGRLANTGYLSILPVDQGIEHSGAASFAPNPIYFDPENIIKLALEGGCNAVATTLGVLGMVSRKYAHRIPFIVKLNHNELLTYPNPSDQIMFGNVEQAWNLGAVAVGATIYFGSEESSRQIQEVSEAFAHAHELGMATILWCYLRNDVFKQDKDYHLAADLTGQANHLGVTIEADIIKQKLPECNGGYRAVAQATGQKYGRTDDRVYSELTSDHPIDLTRYQVLNCYAGRSGLINSGGSSGDNDFADAVRTAVINKRAGGCGLISGRKTFQRPMEEGVKLFHAIQDVYLSKDVTIA; translated from the coding sequence ATGACTACGACCTTTTCCCCTGCCAGTTCCCTTGAATCTCTACTAGGTAATGAAGCCGAAAGCTTATTAACCTATCAAGCAAAGATCTCAAAAGATATGCTGCACTTACCCGGAGCAGATTTTATTGAGCGTATTTTTGTGAATAGCGATCGCAATTCTCAGGTGTTGCGTAGTTTGCGACAGCTATATTCCACAGGAAGACTAGCTAATACTGGTTATCTTTCTATTTTACCTGTAGATCAGGGGATAGAACATTCAGGAGCAGCTTCTTTTGCACCTAATCCCATTTATTTTGACCCCGAAAACATCATTAAATTAGCTTTAGAAGGTGGTTGTAATGCTGTCGCGACAACATTGGGGGTGTTGGGCATGGTATCCCGCAAATATGCCCACCGCATTCCCTTTATTGTCAAGCTGAACCATAACGAATTACTAACTTATCCCAACCCCTCAGATCAAATCATGTTTGGTAACGTTGAACAAGCATGGAATTTAGGAGCGGTAGCTGTAGGTGCTACTATTTATTTTGGCTCAGAAGAGTCATCCCGCCAAATCCAAGAGGTTAGTGAAGCTTTTGCTCATGCTCACGAGTTAGGCATGGCAACTATTCTCTGGTGTTATCTGCGCAATGACGTTTTTAAACAAGATAAAGACTATCATTTAGCAGCGGATCTTACAGGACAAGCTAATCATCTTGGGGTAACTATCGAAGCTGATATTATCAAACAAAAACTACCAGAATGCAACGGTGGTTATAGAGCAGTTGCTCAGGCAACAGGTCAAAAATATGGTCGGACTGACGATCGTGTTTATAGTGAATTAACCAGTGATCATCCCATCGATCTAACTCGATATCAGGTACTCAATTGTTATGCAGGGCGTAGCGGTTTAATTAATTCTGGTGGCTCTTCTGGAGATAATGATTTTGCTGATGCGGTGCGTACGGCGGTAATCAACAAAAGGGCTGGCGGTTGTGGTTTAATTTCTGGTAGAAAAACTTTTCAGCGTCCGATGGAAGAAGGTGTTAAGTTATTTCATGCCATACAGGATGTTTATTTATCAAAAGATGTAACAATTGCTTAG
- a CDS encoding type II toxin-antitoxin system HicB family antitoxin: MRYKVKLKKSEEGYAVWCPGLPGCWSQGQTEAEALDNIKDAIATYLETVEEITQDADSRYLSL; this comes from the coding sequence ATGCGTTACAAAGTAAAACTTAAAAAAAGCGAAGAGGGATATGCTGTGTGGTGTCCTGGTTTGCCTGGATGTTGGTCACAAGGACAAACTGAAGCAGAAGCTTTGGATAATATCAAAGATGCGATCGCAACTTACTTAGAAACAGTCGAAGAAATCACTCAAGATGCTGATTCTCGCTATTTATCTTTGTAA
- the atpB gene encoding F0F1 ATP synthase subunit A: MEILGALTFLNIFTLAELEVGEHFLWKIGNFTVHGQVFLNSWIVIGLLVIASLAATQNIQRIPSGIQNFMEFALEFIRDLARNQLGEKEYRPWVPFIGTLFLFIFVSNWSGALVPWKLIELPSGELAAPTNDINTTVALALLTSLAYFYAGLKKKGLGYFKHYIEPTPILLPIAILEDFTKPLSLSFRLFGNILADELVVAVLVLLVPLLIPLPVMALGLFTSAIQALVFATLAGAYIHEALADHD; this comes from the coding sequence ATGGAAATTCTAGGTGCTTTGACTTTTCTAAATATTTTCACCCTGGCAGAATTAGAAGTTGGAGAACATTTTCTCTGGAAAATTGGCAACTTCACAGTTCATGGACAGGTTTTTCTCAATTCCTGGATAGTAATAGGTCTGTTAGTAATAGCTTCTTTGGCTGCAACTCAGAATATCCAGAGGATTCCTAGTGGCATCCAGAATTTTATGGAGTTTGCCCTAGAATTTATTCGGGATTTGGCGAGGAACCAGCTAGGGGAAAAAGAATATCGTCCCTGGGTGCCTTTTATTGGCACTTTGTTTTTATTCATTTTTGTGTCAAATTGGTCTGGCGCGTTAGTGCCATGGAAACTGATCGAGTTACCCTCTGGCGAGCTAGCAGCCCCCACTAATGACATCAATACAACGGTGGCTTTAGCGTTGCTCACTTCCTTAGCGTATTTTTACGCTGGGTTGAAAAAGAAAGGATTAGGATACTTCAAACATTACATTGAACCAACTCCTATTCTGCTTCCGATCGCAATTTTAGAAGATTTCACCAAACCTCTTTCTCTAAGTTTCCGTCTTTTTGGTAATATCTTGGCTGACGAATTAGTAGTTGCCGTATTGGTTCTTCTAGTTCCATTGCTAATACCTTTACCAGTGATGGCACTGGGTTTATTTACCAGTGCAATTCAAGCCTTAGTATTTGCTACCCTAGCGGGAGCATACATTCATGAGGCATTGGCAGATCACGATTAA